In Eleutherodactylus coqui strain aEleCoq1 chromosome 4, aEleCoq1.hap1, whole genome shotgun sequence, the following are encoded in one genomic region:
- the LOC136624851 gene encoding D(1C) dopamine receptor gives MENLSIYNVKINVLNAELDVASKDLSLRALTGLLLSLLILSTLLGNTLVCLAVIKFRHLRSKVTNFFVISLAVSDLFVALLVMPWKAVTEVAGYWLFGNFCDTWIAFDIMCSTASILNLCIISLDRYWAIASPFRYERKMTQRVAFIMIGVAWTLSILISFIPVQLSWHKSQGTFGELNATNQTENCDSSLNRTYAISSSLISFYIPVVIMIGTYTRIYRIAQTQIRRISSLERAVEHAQSCHPDCPHENSLKTSFRKETKVLKTLSIIMGVFVFCWLPFFVLNCMVPFCHMGLPRHREPELPCVSETTFSIFVWFGWANSSLNPVIYAFNADFRKAFTTILGCNRFCSTSNVEAVNFSNELVSYHHDTTFQKDIPVTFNSSQLPNVVNQDQEDLEGRCFDKVSVISNSHGTRSHKNLLLPASVQFECEAEISLETITPFTSAGPLECPPHTATLEDNQYTTKLY, from the coding sequence ATGGAAAACCTCTCAATTTACAATGTCAAAATCAACGTTTTAAATGCAGAACTAGATGTTGCCAGCAAGGACTTGAGTCTCCGAGCACTTACAGGATTGTTGTTGTCCCTGCTTATACTTTCAACCCTCTTGGGGAACACATTGGTATGCTTGGCTGTCATCAAGTTCAGACACCTTAGGTCTAAGGTGACCAACTTCTTTGTCATCTCCTTGGCTGTGTCAGACCTGTTTGTGGCTCTTCTAGTGATGCCATGGAAGGCAGTGACTGAGGTAGCAGGATACTGGCTGTTTGGAAACTTTTGTGACACCTGGATTGCCTTTGACATAATGTGCTCCACAGCGTCCATCTTGAACTTGTGCATCATTAGTTTGGACCGATATTGGGCAATTGCAAGTCCTTTTAGATATGAGAGAAAAATGACTCAGAGGGTGGCTTTTATCATGATCGGCGTTGCCTGGACTTTATCCATCTTAATATCATTCATTCCAGTGCAGCTCAGCTGGCATAAGTCTCAAGGGACTTTTGGAGAGCTCAATGCTACAAATCAGACCGAGAATTGTGACTCCAGCCTTAATAGGACATATGCCATATCTTCTTCTCTCATTAGCTTCTACATACCTGTGGTTATCATGATTGGCACATATACAAGAATTTATAGGATTGCTCAGACCCAGATCAGAAGGATCTCCTCTCTTGAAAGAGCTGTAGAgcacgctcaaagctgtcaccctGATTGTCCCCATGAAAACTCATTAAAGACTTCTTTCCGGAAAGAGACTAAGGTTCTGAAAACGTTGTCCATTATCATGGGGGTATTTGTGTTTTGCTGGCTGCCATTCTTTGTTCTAAACTGCATGGTACCTTTCTGCCACATGGGTCTTCCAAGACACCGTGAACCAGAACTCCCATGTGTTAGTGAGACCACATTCAGCATTTTTGTGTGGTTTGGATGGGCTAACTCATCCCTCAACCCTGTTATTTATGCATTTAATGCAGATTTTAGAAAAGCTTTCACTACTATACTGGGATGTAACAGATTTTGTTCCACCTCCAACGTCGAAGCTGTCAACTTCAGCAATGAGTTAGTGTCCTACCACCATGACACCACTTTTCAAAAAGATATCCCAGTTACTTTCAATAGCTCTCAGCTCCCCAATGTTGTAAATCAAGACCAAGAGGATTTGGAAGGGCGTTGTTTCGACAAAGTGTCTGTGATATCGAACTCTCATGGAACCAGGAGCCATAAGAACTTGCTATTACCTGCTAGTGTTCAGTTCGAATGTGAGGCAGAAATATCATTGGAAACAATCACCCCATTTACTTCTGCGGGACCCCTAGAATGTCCTCCACATACAGCAACTCTCGAGGACAATCAATATACTACAAAACTGTATTAG